A single region of the Nicotiana sylvestris chromosome 6, ASM39365v2, whole genome shotgun sequence genome encodes:
- the LOC138870541 gene encoding uncharacterized protein, with amino-acid sequence MRSNPSTRKSDVLCEFHQEHGHKTEDCIDLRQEVVNMLQQGHLKELMSDKGRITFARGLECQGPPKPPSLARTINMIIGDNDNASINNIKFTASYKLKRSVTHERYDGLEVSIILDESDVDGLTFPHNNALVITLRISDTDVKHIMVDDGSGAFIIHPRFLAHV; translated from the coding sequence ATGAGGTCCAATCCAAGTACTAGGAAATCCGACGTCCTCTGTGAATTTCACCAGGAACATGGACACAAAACAGAAGATTGCATTGATCTAAGGCAAGAGGTAGTGAACATGTTGCAGCAAGGGCACCTCAAAGAGCTGATGAGTGACAAGGGAAGAATCACTTTCGCCAGGGGTCTAGAATGTCAAGGCCCTCCAAAGCCGCCTTCACTGGCCCGCACCATAAATATGATTATTGGCGACAACGACAATGCTTCCATCAACAACATCAAGTTTACTGCTAGTTACAAGCTCAAAAGATCAGTCACCCACGAACGGTATGACGGACTCGAAGTAAGTATTATCCTCGACGAGTCAGATGTTGATGGTTTGACTTTCCCTCACAACAATGCTCTTGTCATTACCTTACGAATTTCAGATACTGATGTTAAACATATCATGGTAGATGATGGGAGTGGAGCGTTCATTATCCATCCTCGATTCCTCGCCCATGTGTGA